Proteins from one Limanda limanda chromosome 4, fLimLim1.1, whole genome shotgun sequence genomic window:
- the zmynd8 gene encoding MYND-type zinc finger-containing chromatin reader ZMYND8 isoform X2 — protein sequence MHPQSVTEEEGKETAAEGMEISTRSKVSDTGSTERMSQKRKMPSPSQSSNGHSSAETSPCPVKKKKKPGALSNSKDQSELRHGPFYYVKQPALTTDPVDVVPQDGRNDFYCWLCHREGQVLCCELCPRVYHAKCLKLPAEPDGDWFCPECEKITVAECIETQSKAMMMLTIDQLSYLLKFALQKMKQPGDHPRLSSRSPHAASTQRKTFNWTEPFQKPVSLEQHPDYAEYIFHAMDICTLEKNIKKKMYGCTEAFLADAKWILHNCIIYNGGNHKLTATAKVIVKICEHEMNEIEVCPECYLSACQKRDNWFCEPCSNPHPLVWAKLKGFPFWPAKALRDKDGQVDARFFGQHDRAWVPLNNCYLMSKEIPFSVKKTKSIFNSAMQEMEVYVENMKKKFGVFNYAPFRTQYTPDNNFQMLLDPSNPSSTPVKTDKQEKIKLSFDMTASPKIPLTRTMLSGAGLGGGTVGRRLPLSDMPRSPMSTNSSAHTGSDGEQETADKSQAKAQNSRYSAGEESMDCTGSSLDSSKPFHSQAPGLPKQEKAPQTGSILNLNLDRSKAEMDLKELSETVQQKQGTTPVLTSPKRQIKSRFQLNLDKTIESCKAQLGIDEISVDVYKGVEHSDSEESDKSDSSDSEYASDDEQKTKEGQDTVTNDEAKEDTIKNKVKDLSSPRQDKEGTTDIVLASESAAGDKASTASDVPAKEKISTDSGKQSPAKSKAPPAVSLPPRGKSQVKDERKQPAPVEDSDSERELVIDLGEEKRGKDRKRGRKDTTSLKETPASKPEGKALTPSTVPSQNSAALSTPSTVSAQSPMAIPVTMVSFTAPSPTTISLATVSSATASPPSSSSSPSASTAPALKKQRPLLPRETVPVVQRAVVWNPTTKFQTSSQKWHMQKVQRQQQSQQPAATTQDQASSPEQGQAQEVTKTQAGNVSTAVSSSSAQQSSQSTRYQTRQAVKAVQQKDPPLGTNTSAVTLVSSSPASVAMMATTSLETAASSSPVATDLYIPTASADVAADIAKYTNKIMDAIKGSMTEIYNDLSKSTSGNTIAEIRRLRIEIEKLQWLHQQELSEMKHNLELTMAEMRQSLEQERERLVTEVKKQIEQEKQQAVDETKKKQWCANCRKEAIFYCCWNTSYCDYPCQQAHWPEHMKSCTQSATAPQQEPEAESTADPPNKGGGQTSSAPNSLRDMTVSAPSEKDCDVEKSADSVAVSLS from the exons ATGCATCCACAGAG tgtgacagaggaagagggaaaagaaacagcagcagaaggaaTGGAGATATCAACACGATCCAAAG TTTCAGACACAGGGTCAACAGAGCGTATGTCCCAAAAACGAAAGATGCCAAGTCCCTCTCAATCATCCAATGGCCACTCCTCCGCCGAAACTTCTCCCTGCCCagttaaaaagaagaagaaacccgGTGCTCTCAGCAATAGCAAAGACCAG TCAGAACTAAGACACGGTCCCTTTTACTATGTGAAGCAGCCAGCACTCACCACAGACCCTGTTGATGTTGTACCGCAGGACGGCAGGAATGACTTCTACTGCTGGCTGTGCCACCGCGAGGGCCAGGTGCTCTGCTGTGAGCTCTGCCCCAGGGTGTACCATGCCAAGTGCCTCAAACTACCAGCCGAGCCTGATGGCGACTGGTTCTGTCCGGAGTGTGAG aaaataacagttGCTGAGTGCATAGAGACTCAGAGCAAAGCCATGATGATGCTAACTATAGACCAGCTGTCTTACCTACTAAAGTTTGCCCTTCAGAAGATGAAACAACCAGGT GATCATCCCCGCTTGTCATCTCGCTCCCCCCATGCAGCTTCCACGCAGAGAAAGACTTTTAATTGG ACTGAACCCTTCCAGAAACCTGTCTCTCTTGAACAACATCCAGATTATGCGGAGTACATTTTTCATGCTATGGATATTTGCACACTTGAGAAG aatatcaaaaagaaaatgtatggCTGCACAGAGGCCTTCTTGGCAGATGCAAAATGGATTTTGCACAACTGTATTATATATAATGGAG GCAATCACAAACTCACAGCTACAGCTAAAGTTATAGTAAAAATCTGTGAACATGAG ATGAACGAGATTGAAGTTTGTCCTGAGTGTTATTTGTCTGCTTGCCAAAAGAGAGACAACTGGTTTTGTGAGCCTTGT AGTAACCCACATCCTCTAGTGTGGGCCAAACTGAAAGGATTTCCATTCTGGCCTGCTAAAGCTCTGAGGGACAAAGATGGACAGGTGGACGCTCGTTTCTTTGGTCAACATGACAG GGCATGGGTTCCTTTAAACAACTGCTACCTCATGTCAAAAGAAATTCCATTCTCTGTGAAGAAGACCAAAAGCATCTTCAACAGTGCCATGCAAGAGATGGAGGTCTATGTGgagaacatgaagaagaagTTTGGAGTGTTTAACTACGCACCTTTCAGGACACAATACACTCCTGACAACAACTTCCAGATGCTGCTGGACCCCTCCAACCCCTCGTCCACTCCAGTGAAAACTGACAAACAGGAGAAGATCAAGCTCAGCTTCGACATGACGGCTTCGCCCAAGATCCCTCTGACAAGGACCATGTTGTCTGGGGCTGGGCTGGGAGGGGGCACAGTTGGGCGTCGGCTCCCTCTAAGTGACATGCCTCGCTCCCCCATGAGCACCAACTCCTCTGCCCACACTGGTTCAGATGGGGAACAGGAGACAGCAGACAAGTCGCAGGCAAAAGCCCAGAACAGCCGGTACAGTGCAGGAGAGGAGTCCATGGACTGTACAG GCAGTTCATTGGACAGCTCTAAACCATTCCACTCTCAAGCTCCTGGCCTCCCCAAGCAGGAGAAGGCACCACAGACAGGAAGCATTCTCAACCTCAATCTAG ATCGGAGCAAAGCAGAAATGGACCTAAAAGAGCTAAGTGAAACAGTTCAGCAGAAGCAAGGAACCACACCAGTCCTCACGTCTCCAAAAAGACAGATTAAGAGCCGCTTTCAGCTGAACCTGGACAAAACCATTGAAAGCTGCAAAGCACAGTTGG GAATTGATGAGATCTCTGTGGATGTGTATAAAGGTGTGGAACACAGTGACTCAGAGGAATCTGATAAGTCTGACTCAAGTGACAGTGAGTATGCCAGTGACGATGAACAAAAGACAAAGGAAGGCCAGGACACAGTAACTAATGATGAAGCTAAGGAGGACACTATCAAAAATAAAGTCAAAGACCTGTCATCTCCAAGACAAGATAAAGAGGGTACAACAGATATAGTCCTGGCATCTGAGTCTGCAGCAGGTGACAAAGCTTCAACAGCATCAGATGTTCCAGCTAAAGAGAAAATAAGCACTGATTCAGGAAAACAAAGCCCAGCGAAGAGCAAGGCACCTCCAGCAGTATCACTACCTCCCAGGGGCAAGTCTCAGGTGAAAGACGAGCGGAAGCAGCCTGCGCCCGTGGAGGACTCTGACTCTGAGAGGGAGCTGGTTATTGACCttggagaggaaaagaggggcAAAGACAGGAAGAGGGGTAGGAAAGACACCACCTCTTTAAAAGAGACCCCTGCTAGTAAACCTGAAG GCAAAGCATTGACCCCATCTACAGTGCCATCTCAAAACAGTGCAGCTCTCTCCACACCCTCCACTGTCTCCGCACAGTCCCCAATGGCCATTCCTGTCACCATGGTCTCGTTCACTGCTCCCTCCCCCACAACCATAAGCCTAGCAACGGTGTCCAGTGCCACAGCAtcgcccccctcctcctcctcctccccctcagccTCCACCGCTCCGGCTTTGAAgaaacagcgccctctgctgccCAGAGAGACCGTGCCTGTGGTACAGAGAGCTGTGGTGTGGAATCCCACTACCAAGTTTCAGACCTCCTCGCAGAAGTGGCACATGCAGAAGGTGCAACGTCAGCAACAGAGCCAGCAACCTGCTGCAACCACCCAGGATCAGGCCTCGTCACCTGAGCAGGGCCAGGCTCAAGAGGTGACCAAGACTCAGGCTGGGAATGTGTCGACAGCGGTGTCCTCATCCTCCGCTCAGCAGTCTTCACAAAGTACCCGCTATCAGACCAGACAGGCTGTCAAAG ctgttcaACAAAAAGACCCTCCACTCGGCACAAACACTTCCGCTGTCACCCTGGTATCCAGTAGTCCAGCTTCTGTTGCCATGATGGCAACAACAAGTCTAGAAACAGCTGCTTCGTCATCGCCGGTGGCAACAGACCTGTATATCCCCACTGCCTCTGCAGATGTGGCTGCAGACATTGCCAAGTACACAAATAAA ATAATGGATGCAATCAAAGGTTCAATGACTGAAATCTACAATGACCTTTCTAAGAGTACTTCAGGAAACACAATAGCAGAG ATAAGACGACTGagaattgaaattgaaaaattaCAGTGGTTGCATCAACAAGAGTTGTCAGAAATGAAGCACAATCTTG AGCTGACAATGGCAGAGATGAGGCAAAGtctggagcaggagagagagaggttggtGACTGAGGTGAAGAAACAGATAGAGCAGGAGAAACAACAGGCAGTGGATGAGACGAAGAAGAAACAGTGGTGCGCTAACTGCAGGAAAGAAGCCATCTTCTACTGCTGCTGGAACACAAGCTACTGTGATTACCCCTGTCAGCAAGCCCACTGGCCGGAGCATATGAAGTCCTGCACACAGTCAG CCACAGCTCCACAGCAAGAACCCGAGGCAGAATCAACAGCAGACCCCCCAAACAAAGGAGGAGGGCAGACGAGTAGTGCCCCGAACTCTCTCAGAGACATGACTGTCTCTGCACCATCAGAAAAAGACTGTGACGTGGAGAAAAGTGCTGACAGTGTTGCTGTTTCTTTATCCTAA
- the zmynd8 gene encoding MYND-type zinc finger-containing chromatin reader ZMYND8 isoform X5 translates to MATGSVRSVRYSPRDELGKITVAECIETQSKAMMMLTIDQLSYLLKFALQKMKQPGDHPRLSSRSPHAASTQRKTFNWTEPFQKPVSLEQHPDYAEYIFHAMDICTLEKNIKKKMYGCTEAFLADAKWILHNCIIYNGGNHKLTATAKVIVKICEHEMNEIEVCPECYLSACQKRDNWFCEPCSNPHPLVWAKLKGFPFWPAKALRDKDGQVDARFFGQHDRAWVPLNNCYLMSKEIPFSVKKTKSIFNSAMQEMEVYVENMKKKFGVFNYAPFRTQYTPDNNFQMLLDPSNPSSTPVKTDKQEKIKLSFDMTASPKIPLTRTMLSGAGLGGGTVGRRLPLSDMPRSPMSTNSSAHTGSDGEQETADKSQAKAQNSRYSAGEESMDCTASPAHPRLCPAGSSLDSSKPFHSQAPGLPKQEKAPQTGSILNLNLDRSKAEMDLKELSETVQQKQGTTPVLTSPKRQIKSRFQLNLDKTIESCKAQLGIDEISVDVYKGVEHSDSEESDKSDSSDSEYASDDEQKTKEGQDTVTNDEAKEDTIKNKVKDLSSPRQDKEGTTDIVLASESAAGDKASTASDVPAKEKISTDSGKQSPAKSKAPPAVSLPPRGKSQVKDERKQPAPVEDSDSERELVIDLGEEKRGKDRKRGRKDTTSLKETPASKPEGKALTPSTVPSQNSAALSTPSTVSAQSPMAIPVTMVSFTAPSPTTISLATVSSATASPPSSSSSPSASTAPALKKQRPLLPRETVPVVQRAVVWNPTTKFQTSSQKWHMQKVQRQQQSQQPAATTQDQASSPEQGQAQEVTKTQAGNVSTAVSSSSAQQSSQSTRYQTRQAVKAVQQKDPPLGTNTSAVTLVSSSPASVAMMATTSLETAASSSPVATDLYIPTASADVAADIAKYTNKIMDAIKGSMTEIYNDLSKSTSGNTIAEIRRLRIEIEKLQWLHQQELSEMKHNLELTMAEMRQSLEQERERLVTEVKKQIEQEKQQAVDETKKKQWCANCRKEAIFYCCWNTSYCDYPCQQAHWPEHMKSCTQSATAPQQEPEAESTADPPNKGGGQTSSAPNSLRDMTVSAPSEKDCDVEKSADSVAVSLS, encoded by the exons ATGGCGACTGGTTCTGTCCGGAGTGTGAGGTACTCTCCCAGGGATGAGCTGGGt aaaataacagttGCTGAGTGCATAGAGACTCAGAGCAAAGCCATGATGATGCTAACTATAGACCAGCTGTCTTACCTACTAAAGTTTGCCCTTCAGAAGATGAAACAACCAGGT GATCATCCCCGCTTGTCATCTCGCTCCCCCCATGCAGCTTCCACGCAGAGAAAGACTTTTAATTGG ACTGAACCCTTCCAGAAACCTGTCTCTCTTGAACAACATCCAGATTATGCGGAGTACATTTTTCATGCTATGGATATTTGCACACTTGAGAAG aatatcaaaaagaaaatgtatggCTGCACAGAGGCCTTCTTGGCAGATGCAAAATGGATTTTGCACAACTGTATTATATATAATGGAG GCAATCACAAACTCACAGCTACAGCTAAAGTTATAGTAAAAATCTGTGAACATGAG ATGAACGAGATTGAAGTTTGTCCTGAGTGTTATTTGTCTGCTTGCCAAAAGAGAGACAACTGGTTTTGTGAGCCTTGT AGTAACCCACATCCTCTAGTGTGGGCCAAACTGAAAGGATTTCCATTCTGGCCTGCTAAAGCTCTGAGGGACAAAGATGGACAGGTGGACGCTCGTTTCTTTGGTCAACATGACAG GGCATGGGTTCCTTTAAACAACTGCTACCTCATGTCAAAAGAAATTCCATTCTCTGTGAAGAAGACCAAAAGCATCTTCAACAGTGCCATGCAAGAGATGGAGGTCTATGTGgagaacatgaagaagaagTTTGGAGTGTTTAACTACGCACCTTTCAGGACACAATACACTCCTGACAACAACTTCCAGATGCTGCTGGACCCCTCCAACCCCTCGTCCACTCCAGTGAAAACTGACAAACAGGAGAAGATCAAGCTCAGCTTCGACATGACGGCTTCGCCCAAGATCCCTCTGACAAGGACCATGTTGTCTGGGGCTGGGCTGGGAGGGGGCACAGTTGGGCGTCGGCTCCCTCTAAGTGACATGCCTCGCTCCCCCATGAGCACCAACTCCTCTGCCCACACTGGTTCAGATGGGGAACAGGAGACAGCAGACAAGTCGCAGGCAAAAGCCCAGAACAGCCGGTACAGTGCAGGAGAGGAGTCCATGGACTGTACAG CATCACCTGCCCATCCTCGACTTTGTCCTGCAGGCAGTTCATTGGACAGCTCTAAACCATTCCACTCTCAAGCTCCTGGCCTCCCCAAGCAGGAGAAGGCACCACAGACAGGAAGCATTCTCAACCTCAATCTAG ATCGGAGCAAAGCAGAAATGGACCTAAAAGAGCTAAGTGAAACAGTTCAGCAGAAGCAAGGAACCACACCAGTCCTCACGTCTCCAAAAAGACAGATTAAGAGCCGCTTTCAGCTGAACCTGGACAAAACCATTGAAAGCTGCAAAGCACAGTTGG GAATTGATGAGATCTCTGTGGATGTGTATAAAGGTGTGGAACACAGTGACTCAGAGGAATCTGATAAGTCTGACTCAAGTGACAGTGAGTATGCCAGTGACGATGAACAAAAGACAAAGGAAGGCCAGGACACAGTAACTAATGATGAAGCTAAGGAGGACACTATCAAAAATAAAGTCAAAGACCTGTCATCTCCAAGACAAGATAAAGAGGGTACAACAGATATAGTCCTGGCATCTGAGTCTGCAGCAGGTGACAAAGCTTCAACAGCATCAGATGTTCCAGCTAAAGAGAAAATAAGCACTGATTCAGGAAAACAAAGCCCAGCGAAGAGCAAGGCACCTCCAGCAGTATCACTACCTCCCAGGGGCAAGTCTCAGGTGAAAGACGAGCGGAAGCAGCCTGCGCCCGTGGAGGACTCTGACTCTGAGAGGGAGCTGGTTATTGACCttggagaggaaaagaggggcAAAGACAGGAAGAGGGGTAGGAAAGACACCACCTCTTTAAAAGAGACCCCTGCTAGTAAACCTGAAG GCAAAGCATTGACCCCATCTACAGTGCCATCTCAAAACAGTGCAGCTCTCTCCACACCCTCCACTGTCTCCGCACAGTCCCCAATGGCCATTCCTGTCACCATGGTCTCGTTCACTGCTCCCTCCCCCACAACCATAAGCCTAGCAACGGTGTCCAGTGCCACAGCAtcgcccccctcctcctcctcctccccctcagccTCCACCGCTCCGGCTTTGAAgaaacagcgccctctgctgccCAGAGAGACCGTGCCTGTGGTACAGAGAGCTGTGGTGTGGAATCCCACTACCAAGTTTCAGACCTCCTCGCAGAAGTGGCACATGCAGAAGGTGCAACGTCAGCAACAGAGCCAGCAACCTGCTGCAACCACCCAGGATCAGGCCTCGTCACCTGAGCAGGGCCAGGCTCAAGAGGTGACCAAGACTCAGGCTGGGAATGTGTCGACAGCGGTGTCCTCATCCTCCGCTCAGCAGTCTTCACAAAGTACCCGCTATCAGACCAGACAGGCTGTCAAAG ctgttcaACAAAAAGACCCTCCACTCGGCACAAACACTTCCGCTGTCACCCTGGTATCCAGTAGTCCAGCTTCTGTTGCCATGATGGCAACAACAAGTCTAGAAACAGCTGCTTCGTCATCGCCGGTGGCAACAGACCTGTATATCCCCACTGCCTCTGCAGATGTGGCTGCAGACATTGCCAAGTACACAAATAAA ATAATGGATGCAATCAAAGGTTCAATGACTGAAATCTACAATGACCTTTCTAAGAGTACTTCAGGAAACACAATAGCAGAG ATAAGACGACTGagaattgaaattgaaaaattaCAGTGGTTGCATCAACAAGAGTTGTCAGAAATGAAGCACAATCTTG AGCTGACAATGGCAGAGATGAGGCAAAGtctggagcaggagagagagaggttggtGACTGAGGTGAAGAAACAGATAGAGCAGGAGAAACAACAGGCAGTGGATGAGACGAAGAAGAAACAGTGGTGCGCTAACTGCAGGAAAGAAGCCATCTTCTACTGCTGCTGGAACACAAGCTACTGTGATTACCCCTGTCAGCAAGCCCACTGGCCGGAGCATATGAAGTCCTGCACACAGTCAG CCACAGCTCCACAGCAAGAACCCGAGGCAGAATCAACAGCAGACCCCCCAAACAAAGGAGGAGGGCAGACGAGTAGTGCCCCGAACTCTCTCAGAGACATGACTGTCTCTGCACCATCAGAAAAAGACTGTGACGTGGAGAAAAGTGCTGACAGTGTTGCTGTTTCTTTATCCTAA